Proteins encoded by one window of Antechinus flavipes isolate AdamAnt ecotype Samford, QLD, Australia chromosome 4, AdamAnt_v2, whole genome shotgun sequence:
- the LOC127561413 gene encoding putative olfactory receptor 2W6: protein MVKVMGKANGSSLEGFILLGFSDWPGLEMILFGFVLIFYILTLFGNITIIVLSIADSRLHTPMYFFLGNLSFLDLCFTTSIVPQLLWNLWGPKKTISYHGCVAQLYIYMVLGSTECVLLCVMSYDRYVAVCRPLHYTIVMNLRLCLQLMTVSWCCGFLNSFVMCPQTMQLARCGYNKVDHFLCEMPALIAMACEDTTLVEAFAFVFGVILLLMPLSLILISYGMIAVAVLRIKSAAGRRKAFNTCSSHLTVVSLFYGTIIYMYLQPANSYSQDQGKFLTLFYTIVTPSINPLIYTLRNKDVKGAMKKLLGWEQGTRGVGR from the coding sequence ATGGTGAAGGTGATGGGAAAGGCCAATGGCAGCTCACTAGAAGGATTTATCCTATTGGGTTTTTCTGATTGGCCCGGGCTAGAGATGATTCTCTTTGGTTTTGTATTAATCTTCTACATACTGACTCTTTTTGGCAACATAACAATCATTGTGTTGTCAATTGCAGATTCCCGACTACACACCCCTATGTACTTTTTTTTAGGCAACCTTTCCTTTCTGGACCTCTGCTTTACTACCAGCATTGTCCCTCAACTATTGTGGAATCTATGGGGTCCCAAGAAGACTATCAGCTATCATGGTTGTGTGGCTCAGCTTTATATTTACATGGTATTGGGTTCTACTGAATGTGTACTCCTGTGTGTTATGTCCTATGACCGCTATGTTGCTGTCTGCCGACCTTTGCACTATACTATTGTCATGAATCTGAGACTCTGCCTACAACTGATGACTGTATCCTGGTGCTGTGGTTTTCTTAACTCTTTTGTCATGTGCCCCCAGACCATGCAATTGGCACGCTGTGGATACAATAAGGTGGACCACTTTCTGTGTGAGATGCCAGCCCTCATTGCCATGGCTTGTGAAGATACTACCCTGGTTGAGGCCTTTGCCTTTGTCTTTGGTGTGATCCTCCTCCTGATGCCACTATCCCTGATTCTGATCTCCTATGGCATGATTGCTGTGGCTGTGTTAAGGATCAAATCAGCAGCAGGGCGAAGGAAGGCTTTCAACACCTGCTCTTCCCATCTTACAGTTGTTTCCCTCTTCTATGGGACCATCATCTATATGTATCTTCAACCAGCCAATAGTTACTCCCAGGACCAGGGAAAGTTCCTTACCCTCTTCTACACTATTGTAACCCCTAGCATCAACCCACTTATCTATACTCTAAGGAATAAGGATGTGAAAGGGGCAATGAAAAAACTTCTGGGCTGGGAACAGGGAACAAGAGGAGTAGGAagataa